The Verrucomicrobiota bacterium genomic interval GAAGTATGGGCCACTGGGATTCTGATGGAGGGCCTTGGGTCGAGGAGAGCCTGCGCAGTCCGGAAGGATATGCGGAGGGTTTGAGGCAGCTGGTCCGTGAGCTCGTCGCCCGTTACGGTGAGCAAATCGCGGGCTTCTGGCTCGATGGCCTGGACAATTTGCTCTTTGACCTACCCGCCCTCATGCATGAAATCCTGCCCGACGCTATCGTCATGGTGAATAACTTCACCCGGTTTAACGTGCCGGAGATGGATTACGCCACGACGGAATTCCTCTCCGCCACCCCCGACCCCCTTTATAATCGGCCCAGTGGACTCACTAAACCGATCGACTGGATCGGCGGGATGTTACCCCCGATAAAAGATTTTAACGAGGACATTCCCACCTGCAATGACTGGTGGCATGGGGCTCCTCCTTATAACGAGGAATGGTTGCGGGCTTACGCGTACCGCCAAGGCACGGGCCACTATGAGAATGACCCACACTTTTGGATCAAAGAAATGCTTTGTTCCCTGGGTGTACGCGGTCAGTGGAATTACACCATGGGCCTCGGCCCGTTATTGGACGGGACAGTACCGCCGCAATTTGCGCCGATGATCAAGGCTATGGAATCATTCATGAGCTGGGCATCGGAATCGATTTATGGCACCACGGGCGGGGAAGGCTCTTGCCTCGTCCCGGGATTTTGTAATGACGGAGCATTTTGCGCAGTGACCCGCAGCTTGGAAAATCCAGCCCTCCATTACGTGCATATCACTACCGCACCGGAAAAAACCTATTTACGCATCCAGACGGATTTCTCAGCGGTCAAAAGCGTGTGCAATCTGCGCACGGGCGGGGCTGTCGGGTTCACACAAAATGACGCCTTAGAAATCACCCCTGACCACTGGGATGATGTCAGCTCCCAAGGAGCCATGGTTTTACGTGTTGAATTCCATCCTTGATCACCGACGGTAAAATCTTTAGTCAGTGGGGGGTGTACGTGAAAAACACTCGGCATATCCTCCCTGCACTCTTATTCATCACGGGGTTGATCCTGTGTATTCCTGCCTTACAGGCACAAACAACATCTTCCCCGTCAAATCAACCCCCGACCACAGCCGATTCCTCACCCAAAAAGAATGATTTAAACTCGTGGTGGACGGGCACTTCCTTCATCTATGCGGGTGACACCTTGTCTAAATCAATGGACGAACACGGTGTAAATATTGTCGGGAGTTATTCCCTCTCCGTCCTGAGTAATGTCTCGGGAGGAATAAATTCTGCAACCGAGTACGCACAACTCGCCAATCTCGGGGTGAATCTCGACCTCGAAAAAATCGCAGGGATCAAAGGGCTTCAATTCCAAGTAACCGCTATGAATGCTCTGGGACAAAACCTCGCCGCAGACACGGGAGGCCTGATCTCTCCGGCCAACCAATTTGCAGGGCACATCCCCGTCGGCCTCTATGAAATGTATTTCCGGCAGGATTGGAAAGACTCGGGGACTTATCTGGCAGGGGGAAGAATCAGTGTGGCCGATTATTTCGCCTCTTCACCCCTCTATATGAATTACGTCAGTTACGCTTATAACGGGAGCCCTTGGAGCCTGACGGCGAATAATCCAAATTTCAGTGCGAATCCCGATGCTAACTGGATGTTTGTCGGTGGCACAAAAATCATGGAGGGTTTGTCTTTCCAAGCAGCCGTCTGCGGCAGTTCATCACCAAATATTAACCAACCTTGGCAGCGCGGCACGGATTTATCTTGGGAACCCAGCAAAGGGGCTATGTACCTGGGGGAAGCGACCCAAATATGGAAAACGGATATTGCCGGCACCAAGGGACTGGAGGGCACCCTTAAAATCGGCGGTTATTACGACACGGCCACCATGACCAATCTCACTTCGATCGGTACCACCAAAGGAATGGGGTCAATCTACGCGACGGCCCAACAGCAATTAACCCGGGAGGGTGATGATTCATCGGCTGTCGGACTCTCGGCCTGGGGTACCTTCGTCTATGCCCCACAAGAAGCCAGTGTCTTGATTCCCTATTTCACCTCCGGCGGACTTTGTTATACCGGACTCATCCCGTCACGAGCTGCCGATGTCACGGCCGTCGCGGTGAGTTCGGCTTGGCAAAATCAGCAACTCCCAGCCACAGAAAACGAAATCAATTTCGAGCTGACTTACCTCATCCAGATCAATAACTGGTGGAGTATCCAGCCTGATTTCCAAGCCATCATTAATCCCTCTGGATCGAATACCCTTCCGACAGCTTATGTACTCGGATTTTCGACGAATGTGAATTTCTAAACTTGTGGCCTCGCCTTTTGCGCGGCAAGCATCCGTTCACGGAGGGTATCATAGATCGGTGGTCCGCCGAGGAAAGTGGCCGTTAATACCGCGGCGAAAGAAGCCAGCAACATCGGCACCAATAATCCTGTCGTGGCGGTCATCTCGACAATCAGGATAATCCCGGTCAGCGGTGCCCTCACGACGGCGGAAAAAAAGGCGGCCATCCCCACAATCGCAAAGGAAACCGCCGGCAAACCCAAACCCGGCAGCAACACATCTACTCCCCCGGCAAAAAGAGCCCCGTAAGCAGCCCCGACCAAGAGTAGCGGGGCAAACAACCCGCCGGGGGTCCCGGCAGAATACGAAAACGGTCCTAAAAACCAGCGCACCTCAAACGTAATCAAGAGCATACCCAAAGGCAGCCCCCCATTCAGGACGACCTGACTAAAACCCTCTCCTCCCCCGATGAGATTTGGCGCAAACCATCCGATCAAACCGACAATGGCACCAACGAGGGCGGCACGGAGTTCCAAAGGGATTTTTTTCAGCGAAGCAAAGATATCCATACTCCTGATGACCGCACGATTATAGAGCACGCCGAGATAACCGAGGGTGATCCCGAAAATAAAATACGGGATCAGGCTCGCGAATGTGGGGGCGAGGATATTGCTCACAATGAATACAGGGGCATCCCCCATGATCAACCGTGACACGGCGACCGCCATCGACCCTCCGATTAATGTCGCTAATACCAAGCGTAACCGGAATCTCCGCGCGACCTCCTCGAAGACAAAAATAGACCCGCCCATGGGCGCATTAAATGCCACAGCCAAACCTGCACCGGCCAAGGCCGCTTGGACATCCTCCAAATCATCACCCCCCATTTTGCAACGTTTGACCAGAGCCTGCCCGATGGTGGCACCCATCTGGACAGTCGGACCTTCACGACCTAGGGCCAAGCCCGATCCGAGGGCGAGAATCCCCCCGAAAAATTTAATCGGTAATACCCTGAAAGGAGCCGGAGTGGCTTCCCCACGCATCACAGCCTCGACATGTTGCACACCACTCCCCGATGCGAGTGGGGTTCCCCTCACCATCAAACGGGCGATCCCCGCCCCGAAAGCTCCGATGAGAAGAGGGATCCACCAGCCCCACACGGGGAATTGGTGGGCCCACTCGATCACAGTCAATAACCATTGTGTAGAAAGCTCCAAAGCATAACGGAAGTAAGCCCCGATCACACCGATTAATACCCCTCCCACAGCGGAAACAATCCCCAGACGAATCAATCCATCGCGGGGATCCCTCTCACTTTTCGGGCCGGTATTTTGGATGATATCCATGTCGGGCTCCACAATGCCATTAATCCACCACCATCCACAAGCCTGCAATTAGGCAAAAAACAGTCAGTACTTGGGCATTTTATTCTGAAGGATCGCTGCCGGTGCAATTACCCCGAGGACAAGTGATAAAACAATATAGATCGCCGTCAATAGATTATGAGTGGCGGCCACCAGTCCCGCCGGTGAGGGGTGGACCGAAATGGTGAATTCAAAAAGCCCGCGCAATCCTTCAATAGCAAAATACCCGGGGATCATCGGCAAAATACAAATCACCGACAAGGAAACTGTCGAAATCTTTAACTGTCGTGAAACCAGTAAAATAAAAACCGTACTGGTCACCGCCGCCACCAAGGTCGCTGAAATGATATCCACGCCCTGTGCCATGACCAGAGCCCGGCAAAGGCGGGCGAGTAACCCCCCCGAGGCGCACAGGATAAAAATCCCCCATGAACCATTAAAGATAACCACTAGCGATGCTGCAGCCACGGCCCCCGCACAGGCCGGGAGGATGTATTCCCACAGGCCATGTGCTTGATAAACGGCAATCACAGCAGACCTGTCCCCGAGCATGTAAAACGGTCCAGCGATACCTAAAACAATGGCCACTAAAACGGCAAATGAAAAAAACATCCGGCTGATCCCGATCGGCACATGATTACTGACCACATCCATTCCCCCATTGATCAAAGGGACCCCAGCTACCAAAAATAGCACGGGTGCCAGTGTCGTGATCGCTGCGGTGGTGGTCGGAAAGATCAGGGCATAAAGTGCCGCCACAAAAGTCCCGGCCAAAGACATCATAAAAACCTTCTGGACAAAACTCACCGGCATCCTGAGCAATTTGCATTTGACCCCGTAAATCACCACACCCCCGATAAAGCTGCCGATCCATGCAATGGGATCCCCACCATTTAAAAGGCTGTAAGCGGCACTAACGGCACCGCAAGCTAGAGCCTGCATCCATCCAATCCAAGCCGTCCCCATAGCCCTTATCACCCCCAAGCGCCTTTTAACCTCCTGGTAACCCAGTGATTTCCGGTCGAGATCATGGAGCAATTTGCTGATGGCCAGCATCCCGATAATATTTAACCCGGCCACATCCTTGCTCTCATCGATTTTTGTCCGGAATGAAGGCCCATCACTGACGGTGACCGACAAGGCATCATAGGAGACGAGCATGTGGACCCGTGCCACGCCGAGGCGCGCAACTAATTGCTCGACAGAATCTAATATCCTCCGGGTGGAGGCGCCAAATTGAAAAAGCATGCGCCCCAGCAAAAGACAAAGCTCCACAAGCTCCGTGGGTGTCGGTTCCTGCTCCTTGGTTATTGCAGTGGGGTCATCCATTTATCTCATCCTCCCGCACGCCCTAGTCCTGGCGTCCCTCGATTGCGCATAATAAAATAGCGGCAGCAATCCCTAGTCGCCGGTCGAGTAACCCATTCTGGTCTGGTGTAAAATCAAGCAGGACCTTCAGGATAAATGGATTAAAGGCCTGGTGGAACCGGCATACAGGGGTGCCATTGATTAATCCCTCATACGACTGTGGAATCAAATTGCACAGGAAACGGCGCACAAGGGCTTTGACGAGATTATCCTCATGGATCTTCCCGATCTCCTGATCGAGTGTGTCCAGGATATGCCATTCGTCTTTGATAATACTTTTTAATCCTTTTCTCCTGAGCGTACCGAGCTTCTGCCCGGACGACGTGTCGAACACATCGTAATTCGACGAAAAATCCAAGATTTTCCGGGCCTTGATCGAGAGCACTTCCTGCTGCTTGGATTCATCTGTATAAATCCGGATATCTTCCTTGAGCTTAAACGCCTTGAGCTCCGAATAAAAACCCACTGAACCGTCCGGCAGGTATATATGGAAAGCTCCGCCAAGGAGTTTAAAGACCTTGCGCCGGACCCAGTAACTCGGGTGAGAAAAACGCGGATCAATTCTTTTTGGCGCCTGCTCCGTAGGTAAGGAAGGGGCCTGCGTCCGCGCAAAGGAAAGTTTCCCTGCTGCGGTAGCCGGTGAAGGAAGGAAATCTTGAACCGTTTTCCAATCCGTATCACCTTCCTTGCAGCAAGGAGTATCGGCAGTCAATTGTCCGGATTGGATATATTCGGTTAAATGTTCAATCTGGTACGGGCCCAGCGTCTCATTATTCGTATAAAGATAATAGTTCATTGTCTTCCCCTATTGGTTTTTGTGAAGACAAAAGTGCCTGTTTATACGGGCAAGGGCAATCCCTTTTTCAGGCAGGATATTTCTCCATTATCGACCGCGATAAAAACAGTATCTCACGGACAAGCCCCTGTCGAATCATGGGCATGATGCGCAAGGGTGATGACGGAGGATAAACCGATTAATAATACTCCTCAAGATAACGGACATCCTCGTCCTTTGTGAAATCCGTGATGATATAGAGCCCCTCTTTACCGACGGCATTAATCAAAGGTTTTATCTCATGAGGTTTGACCCCGAGAGCCTGTACGGATTTTCCCGCTTCGAGTATGCGACGGTACAGAGGATACCAATGGGGATCACCTCCCGGTGGCACATTTGGGTCTGGGGTCCATTCGATGGCCGTGAGTTCTTGAATCTCCAGGAGTGCATCCAAATGACAAAGACATTGATGACCATCAAGATGGAACATGGAGTAATCAAGCCAAGCACATTGTTTTGTTAATTCCGGCACGACAAATCTCCTGAACATCCGGGGAGAGATCATGGCCCCTAGATCACACTGGACCTTAGCCACTTTTCCGGGCCCCCAGAGACGGAAGGCCCCGAAATTCGAGCTCCCGTCATCCCGTTTAATCAAGTCATAAACACGTTGATATACCTCGCACCATGCAGCACTGATCTCGACCATCTTCTCTTCAATCCATTCAGGGCGCTCGATCATATCCATGAGCAGGACTTGCGGGTCACGGAGGGCGGCCAGTATATCCATATTCTCCACGAGATCAGGGCACTCCACCATGTACTTTCCTCGTGAAAGCTTTAACGACTCTTTGATCGTCGCTTCCGTCAGTTTCCACCATTGATTTTCCGGGTCGAAAACAAGGGGAGGCAGTGACTCGGGATCCTCACAATCTTGAATGGAAGGGTGGAACCATATCGTGTCCGTCGAAAAACCGGGTGTCGCCCCTAAAAATAAAGCGAGAGACCCGGGCCCGAGATGTGTCTCTGCCAGGGGCAACGTATCGGCGATAAAAGTCTGGTTGGCCATTTGATAATGGCTCCTCTGTGCCCGGAAAACCGGATTCGTAAAACTTTCCTCCACAGACTTTGCTTCCGGAGGCTGAGGCAAAGATTCGTGTGGATGCCCTGTAGCGGGAGCTCCCCACATGCCGATGACTAATCCCCGATGATGCCACCAATCAATAAAGTGTTTTTTAGTCTCTTCCCAATTAGGTTTCCATAAACATTCCATAGTATCGCACTTTCCTTAGCTATTACATTTATCGCCAGCTTTAATGTGCATGAGTATGTGTTTCTCGGTATTCCCCTGTCAATCATCCTCTAAAACGCGGTAACACCATTTATTCAAAAGAAGATAATATTCCTCCGTAATGTAATAGCGGCCAAAGGCTCCTGAGAGAATACTCCCTGCCGAAGAGTAACATCCCCCCATGGAAAAATAAATGGTTACGGGGGAAACCCGATGGAGAGTTTGACCGAGGAGTATTCCGGATGGATCGCCCCGTTTTTTGCCCGGATAATCAGCTCGGGCTCGACGCAAGTGGCGCCTCGGAACCATTCCGGTAAATCATTTGCCTTCATCATCCCAAAAAGCGCGACAAGCGGGGCTTCCCCTTCCCGGAAAACGACTGGTCTACGCCTCACGATCACGAGCCCGGCATCACGCGCACCGGATTCCACCCGCGCCATTTGCTCTGGGGAACAGGGAAAGACACAGGCAAAAAATCCGCCGGATGCTAAATGCCTAGCAGCGGTCGTACAATAATCCGCCACAGTCCCGCGCAACTCAAAACGACAAGCGAGTTTCTGTGGATGCTCACTTTCCACTCCCGTACCGAGGGGGAAATAGGGTGGGCTCCCCGTCACTAGGTCAAATTTCTCCGTTTCTGCAACGACACCCGGATCACGAAAATCCCCGTGACGGATGTCGTAACGCCCCGTGAGCCCATTAAACACCGCTGATTTCCGCGCGAGGGCGACACTTTGTTCTTGGGCCTCGACCGAAACAAATTGCGCGCCCTGCATCCGCCATGCGCTGACCATCCCGACAGTCCCGATGCCGCTGCCTAGATCAAGCACATGCCGGGCACACGGGCACCAGCTGGTGCCGTACCATGCGCACAGGATGTCGTCCGTGGAAAAGCGGTGCCCGTCCCGGAGCTGGAAAAGCCGGTAATACCCACTGATGGCATCGAGGGACTCACCCACCCCGGCGTCCATCCCCTCCGCATACCCCGGCGCTACCGGTCCCGGTTTAGCCCATCCTTTAAAGTGTGTGTCTGTATTCATTTTATATCCCCAGAAATGCCGTCACATACATGGATTAAAAACCGTAAAAAAATATTTCCTCATGATCTTCACTCCAAAGGATTATCCCTTGGTTAACACATCACTACCGGAAACACTTTTAACCCTCAAGCGTTGTTTAGGGGATGCCTCGTTTCATACCGGAAAAATTGACTCTCCCTTTTATTCCATCACTGACTCCTTGACACTTTGGGGCATCTGACAGAAATTCTTGCTCCATGGGAGATCATGAAGAAAATTCCAGCCTCGTTTTACCCGCCACAATCATCTCACATTCGGATTGGGAACACCTTTATGCGACATTTGATACCGTCGCCCATGACCGGCCCCGTTTCGATGAGGTATTAACCGTAATGATCTCCCGGGAGGAGGAACCTGAACACGTCGCCCATGTCGCAGCCTTGGCGAATTCCCTTTTTGGGCAAACCGTCCATTTACATGAGCTCGGGGCCGAAGAGAATTTCCTCTTGATCGCTGCCGCCCTCCTGCACGATATCGGCTGGTCAGTGACCCCTGACGGGACAAAACACCATAAGTATTCCCTTCAATATATAATCGAACACCCTTGGAAGACCCTTTCGGTCCGGGAAAAGACCATTATCGCCAATGTGGCCCGCTACCACCGGAAAGCCTTACCTGACGAGTCCCACCCTCATTTCCATCCCCTGTCGAGATCTGATAAAAAAACCGTTAAAATCCTCGCCTCCTTCCTCCGTCTCGCCGACGCCCTCGACCGCACCCACTTACAATCGGTGAAATCCGTCAAACTCAAATTCAAAAGTGAGCGCACCCTGATCCTGATCAAATCAAACCTCCCCGCTGATGCCGAAATAGAGGCCCTGGAAAAGAAAAAAGACCTTTTCGAGCAAGTCTTCCACACCACGTTACGGGCTAAACTGCTTTAGCCCCTTCCACAGTCGGCACATCCACTGGACGATTTATCTTTAAACAATTTGCTCCCGACTTTTCCATTGAGTAAATTTCGTTTCGGGATTAATTTCACAACCATGAAAACCCTGATCACCCTCTCACTTCTTTTTATCTGTGTAATATCCGCCCACGCCAAAAGTAATTCATTCATCTTAAATTACAAAATCGACGGCCAGGAATTTGAAGGTTATGTCGCTGTCCCCGCCGGACTCAAAGGCAAAGCCCCCGGAGTCATGGTCGTTCATGACTGGATGGGTCTGAGTGACTTTACGAAAAAACGGGCGGATGAACTCGCCCGCGAAGGTTACGTCGCCTTCGCTGTCGATGTCTACGGCAAGGGCAAACGCGCCTCGACACCCGAAGAAGCCATGAAACTCGCCGGTCCTTTTAAAAAGAATGTGAAACTCCTCCGTAAAAATATGCTCGGGGCCTATAACCAATTTATCAAACTCAGCCAAGTCGATAAAAACAAAGTCGCCGCCACAGGATTCTGTTTTGGTGGTACGGCGGTATTAGAGCTGGCACGAACTGGTGCCGATATCAAAGGGGCGGCCAGTTTTCACGGGGTATTACAAACTACAAATCCTAATGATGGGAAAAATGTGAAGTGCAAATTGCTCATCCTCCACGGGAATCTCGATCCCTATGTCCCCCCAGCCCAAGTCGCCGGGTTCATGGAAGAAATGAATAAAGCCCAGGTCTGGTATCGTTTTGTCGGTTACCCCGATACCGTCCATGCCTTTACGAGCCCTGCCGCAGGTACAGACATTACCAAGGGGGCCGCTTATAACCCCACCGCCGCCCGGCAAAGTTACCACGAACTCCAAAAATTCCTCAAGCTCGTCCTGAAGAAGTAATTCATTTTACTGACGCGTGTAAGGTGAGCAGGCCCTGCTTGCGGTCTGGAGCAATTTGCATCAGCTTCGTGCATTTCATAGCGCAAACTTTCATCAAGGTCACAAGAGTCGCCCCGAGCAGGCTCTGATCAGGAAGAATATCGCTCCTGTTTTCAAATTTTCTGCAAATACCTCCGGGGGACTGGCACATCCTCCTGGACCGTTTTTCAGACCATTTCTAGGTCGACGCCGAAATAGTCATGGATGAGCTTGTGCCTCATGCCCACAATATCATGCCAAGAGGAATTTGCGGGTGTTTGTCTGTGAATATTCCGGACAAATGACGCACGGCCTCTCCCGTAATTTCTAACTCTCTGATGATGGCATCCTGATAAATGGGATGCGTCATAAACTTTTCATGGGTCAAGTCCTGGGAATATTCCGCGATACGATCCAGCGCATCCAGTATATGACCGATATAAATGGAATCATCTTTTACCATAGAGCAACTTCATGTCACTCGCCGGATTTTGCTCGCTACGGAGACAGGAACCAAATAATGCCACCATCTCAGCACCCTCTAAACGGCAATATTCGATAATTTTTTCGAGCATTTTGTCCGTAACCATACCCAGAACTCTCATCGGAAATGTCTCAATCGTCGAGTATGGAGAATCTTTTCCCCGCGCAAATTGTACTAGGAGAGCGGCAGGTTAAAAGCCATCCCCACCTCTTTCAAAACGTCTCTCTTCGTGCCTTTCGTGAGCTTCGTGGTGCAAATTGCTCCGGGCAGAAACGAAGGCCGGTAACTCCCGTATCATGAAAGGATTCCCATCATATAGCCCCTAGGTTAGGAAGCCTTCCTCGCGACCTAGCCCTCGTTGCCGAATGCCGGATGTGCGCGTGGAACTCTGGCCCGTGGCAAGCAGGGCCGCTCGCCCTACAAAATCACGAAACACGGAGCAATTTGCGCCACGAAAGGCCCGAAGCAAAAGCCTTCCTCGCGACCTAGCCCTCGTTGCCGAATGCCGGATGTGCGCGCGGGACTCTGGCCCGTGGCAAGCAGGGCCGCTCGCCCTACAAAATCAGGCTAATGGCATTCGTGTTTTCCGTCGGGATAAAATGAGGGGCTTTTGATGGGCCGTTTTGAAGGTGAGAGGTCTTTTAGAGATTTTGATCACATGCTTTGTGCTTTACGGATAGAAGGGATCGTGCTCAATGTCCTTTTCAC includes:
- a CDS encoding carbohydrate porin, which codes for MKNTRHILPALLFITGLILCIPALQAQTTSSPSNQPPTTADSSPKKNDLNSWWTGTSFIYAGDTLSKSMDEHGVNIVGSYSLSVLSNVSGGINSATEYAQLANLGVNLDLEKIAGIKGLQFQVTAMNALGQNLAADTGGLISPANQFAGHIPVGLYEMYFRQDWKDSGTYLAGGRISVADYFASSPLYMNYVSYAYNGSPWSLTANNPNFSANPDANWMFVGGTKIMEGLSFQAAVCGSSSPNINQPWQRGTDLSWEPSKGAMYLGEATQIWKTDIAGTKGLEGTLKIGGYYDTATMTNLTSIGTTKGMGSIYATAQQQLTREGDDSSAVGLSAWGTFVYAPQEASVLIPYFTSGGLCYTGLIPSRAADVTAVAVSSAWQNQQLPATENEINFELTYLIQINNWWSIQPDFQAIINPSGSNTLPTAYVLGFSTNVNF
- the clcA gene encoding H(+)/Cl(-) exchange transporter ClcA — encoded protein: MDIIQNTGPKSERDPRDGLIRLGIVSAVGGVLIGVIGAYFRYALELSTQWLLTVIEWAHQFPVWGWWIPLLIGAFGAGIARLMVRGTPLASGSGVQHVEAVMRGEATPAPFRVLPIKFFGGILALGSGLALGREGPTVQMGATIGQALVKRCKMGGDDLEDVQAALAGAGLAVAFNAPMGGSIFVFEEVARRFRLRLVLATLIGGSMAVAVSRLIMGDAPVFIVSNILAPTFASLIPYFIFGITLGYLGVLYNRAVIRSMDIFASLKKIPLELRAALVGAIVGLIGWFAPNLIGGGEGFSQVVLNGGLPLGMLLITFEVRWFLGPFSYSAGTPGGLFAPLLLVGAAYGALFAGGVDVLLPGLGLPAVSFAIVGMAAFFSAVVRAPLTGIILIVEMTATTGLLVPMLLASFAAVLTATFLGGPPIYDTLRERMLAAQKARPQV
- a CDS encoding threonine/serine exporter family protein, translating into MDDPTAITKEQEPTPTELVELCLLLGRMLFQFGASTRRILDSVEQLVARLGVARVHMLVSYDALSVTVSDGPSFRTKIDESKDVAGLNIIGMLAISKLLHDLDRKSLGYQEVKRRLGVIRAMGTAWIGWMQALACGAVSAAYSLLNGGDPIAWIGSFIGGVVIYGVKCKLLRMPVSFVQKVFMMSLAGTFVAALYALIFPTTTAAITTLAPVLFLVAGVPLINGGMDVVSNHVPIGISRMFFSFAVLVAIVLGIAGPFYMLGDRSAVIAVYQAHGLWEYILPACAGAVAAASLVVIFNGSWGIFILCASGGLLARLCRALVMAQGVDIISATLVAAVTSTVFILLVSRQLKISTVSLSVICILPMIPGYFAIEGLRGLFEFTISVHPSPAGLVAATHNLLTAIYIVLSLVLGVIAPAAILQNKMPKY
- a CDS encoding GYF domain-containing protein, with amino-acid sequence MNYYLYTNNETLGPYQIEHLTEYIQSGQLTADTPCCKEGDTDWKTVQDFLPSPATAAGKLSFARTQAPSLPTEQAPKRIDPRFSHPSYWVRRKVFKLLGGAFHIYLPDGSVGFYSELKAFKLKEDIRIYTDESKQQEVLSIKARKILDFSSNYDVFDTSSGQKLGTLRRKGLKSIIKDEWHILDTLDQEIGKIHEDNLVKALVRRFLCNLIPQSYEGLINGTPVCRFHQAFNPFILKVLLDFTPDQNGLLDRRLGIAAAILLCAIEGRQD
- a CDS encoding methyltransferase, translated to MNTDTHFKGWAKPGPVAPGYAEGMDAGVGESLDAISGYYRLFQLRDGHRFSTDDILCAWYGTSWCPCARHVLDLGSGIGTVGMVSAWRMQGAQFVSVEAQEQSVALARKSAVFNGLTGRYDIRHGDFRDPGVVAETEKFDLVTGSPPYFPLGTGVESEHPQKLACRFELRGTVADYCTTAARHLASGGFFACVFPCSPEQMARVESGARDAGLVIVRRRPVVFREGEAPLVALFGMMKANDLPEWFRGATCVEPELIIRAKNGAIHPEYSSVKLSIGFPP
- a CDS encoding HD domain-containing protein; its protein translation is MGDHEENSSLVLPATIISHSDWEHLYATFDTVAHDRPRFDEVLTVMISREEEPEHVAHVAALANSLFGQTVHLHELGAEENFLLIAAALLHDIGWSVTPDGTKHHKYSLQYIIEHPWKTLSVREKTIIANVARYHRKALPDESHPHFHPLSRSDKKTVKILASFLRLADALDRTHLQSVKSVKLKFKSERTLILIKSNLPADAEIEALEKKKDLFEQVFHTTLRAKLL
- a CDS encoding dienelactone hydrolase family protein translates to MKTLITLSLLFICVISAHAKSNSFILNYKIDGQEFEGYVAVPAGLKGKAPGVMVVHDWMGLSDFTKKRADELAREGYVAFAVDVYGKGKRASTPEEAMKLAGPFKKNVKLLRKNMLGAYNQFIKLSQVDKNKVAATGFCFGGTAVLELARTGADIKGAASFHGVLQTTNPNDGKNVKCKLLILHGNLDPYVPPAQVAGFMEEMNKAQVWYRFVGYPDTVHAFTSPAAGTDITKGAAYNPTAARQSYHELQKFLKLVLKK
- a CDS encoding HepT-like ribonuclease domain-containing protein, whose product is MVKDDSIYIGHILDALDRIAEYSQDLTHEKFMTHPIYQDAIIRELEITGEAVRHLSGIFTDKHPQIPLGMILWA